A segment of the Cohnella algarum genome:
CAGCGCCTTTTGCGCGGACACGTCTTTCGGGATGTCGATCAAAACCGGGCCTTTGCGGCCGGTGTTCGCGATGTGGAACGCCTCGTGAATGACGCGAGGCAGGTCCTCGACCTTGCGGACCAGGTAGCTGTGCTTCGTAATCGGCATCGTGATGCCGACGATATCGGCTTCCTGGAATGCGTCCGTGCCGATCAGGGTCGTCGCGACGTTGCCGGTGATGACGACGAGCGGCACCGAATCCATATAAGCCGTCGCAATCCCGGTAACCAGGTTCGTCGCCCCCGGCCCCGAAGTGGCGATGCAGACGCCGACCTTGCCGGTGCTCCTCGCGTAGCCGTCGGCCGCGTGAATCGCCCCTGCTCGTGACGGGTCAGCAAATGTTTAAAATCGTCGAAGCCGTACATGGCGTCGTAAATATAAAGCACGGCGCCGCCGGGGTATCCGAAGACGCACTCCACACCCTCCAGCAGCAAACTTCTCAGGAGCATTTCCGAACCGGTAATGACTTCCGGTTTGCTCCATTTTTCAATCAGCTCTTCTTTGGACTTCAGCGTGGCACTTTGCGCGCTCATCCGTCATCCTCCTTTCATCGATTCAAATCCTCTGTCAAAACAAAAAACCTCTCGTCCCGAACATTCAAATGAAATGTTCAGGGACGAAAGGTTGTTCCTTCCGCGGTACCACCCGGATTTGCCGCTCATCTCGCGATGAAGGCCTCATAAAGTACGGTTGCCGACTTGAGCGCTCAAGGGACAACTTCATACTTCGGGCGCGATAACGTGCGCCATCCCGATTCCCCCTACAACGCCGGCATGCGGCGGTTCAGGCGAACAGCTCCAAGGAGACCCAGCGTACAGGGATTAAGGCATCGGTCTCAGCATTCCCGACGCTCTCTGAGCATAAGAGCCCTCGCGCTTCTTCCTCTTCACGGCCATTAAATGTTCGGTCGATGTAGCTCTAATTATATTCTTCACGGAAGCGTTCGTCAATACACGAATCGGACGCGCGGGAAAATTAGCGGGACACGTTTGCGAAGCCCCGATCATACGATGTATCGACCGGCGGAAGATGACGACCGGCAAGCAACCGATTGACGGAGGCGCCCCATGATTCGTTGGAAGCGTAAAGGAGACAACCCGGGCATCATTCGGCTTGTCCGCGCCCAGCTCGTTCCGATTTCTCCCTGGTACGACGAACGCGACAAAAACCTCGACGGGATCATCGCCCGGCGAATCCGCGGCGGGTATACGTTCGTCGTTTCGCGCGTCAGAAGCGGCGCTCCGATCGCCTTCGTTCATTTTATCGTGCGCGGCGAATTGCTGTTCATCGATCTGCTTGCGGTCGACGGCGCATCCCAAGGCCGGGGCTGGGGCACCGAGCTTATGCGCCGCGCGGAAAGCTTCGGCCGAAGCCGCGGCTGCTCGCGGGTTCGGCTGTACGTGGACGAGGGCAACGCGAAAGGGCTGCGCTTTTACCTTCGACTCGGCTACGAAACCGTAAGGCATGCCGCGGAACTTCGCGCCATCGAGCTGGCAAAGCCTTTGTAACCGATACGGGTCACCACCACCAGCCGCCGTCGAATCCTCCCCAGCCGCCGAATCCGCCGCCGTACCCGTAAGGACCGAAGCCGTAGAACGGGGCCGTGCCGATCGCCAGCAGATCGAACAGCACGAGCGGCACGAATGCTTTCGTCCGAACCTTCTTGCCTTTCGTCTCCACAACGAGGACGTTGCCGCTGATGCGAACGAGCTTTCCGCTCACTACCGTGCCGTCTTTCCGTTTGGCGTAGATGCGGCGGCCGACAAGCTTAAGGACTTGCTCGCGTGTAACGCGGGACATGAAAGACTCCTCCTTTCCGGGAAGATGAGACCCGCGGTAACCCCGCACCGTCACAAGTCGGTCTGCATCCCCTTTGTCCTACAGCGTATGAGCGCGAAGCCGTCTCGGCTTGCACCCCTGTCCCGCATGGCCAAAAAGGGCGAACGAGCGCATTTCGGCCGCTTCCCTTGCGGCGGCGCGGCTCCCCTCCCTGCAAACGCAAAAAAGCCGCCGCATCCGGCCGCCGGACAGGCGGGGATGCGATGGCTTTTCCGTTAAACGCGTGTTACGCGTTGATTTTCGATTTGGCGACGCCTGCGAGCGAGTTGAACGCGCCGATGTCGTTGACGGCCAGGTCGGCCAGCATCTTGCGGTTCACTTCGATGCCGGCCAGCTTCAGGCCGTGCATCAGCTTGCTGTAGGACAGGCCGTTTTGGCGGGCGGCGGCGTTGATCCGCACGATCCACAGCTTGCGGAAATTGCGTTTCGTTTGACGACGGTCGCGGTATGCGTACGTCAGGGACTTCAGAACTTGCTCGTTGGCTTTTTTGAACAGGCGATGTTTCGCGCCCCAGTAACCTTTTGCCAGTTTCAGGACTCTATTGCGACGGCGGCGCGTTACGAATCCGCCTTTGACTCTTGCCATTTGCCATTACCTCCCGGTACGAATGAATATGCGCTAATTAGGGCCGCGGCGCGGCTTATTTCAGGTTGGCCAGCTGTTGCTGCATGCGGCGAACGTCGCCTTGGGCAACGAGCGGCTGCGTGGAGAGCACGCGTTTTTGACGGCCGGACTTGTGAGCGAGCAAGTGGTTCTTGTACGCTTTGTAGCGTTTGACTTTGCCCGTACCGGTAATCTTGAAGCGGTCTTTCAGACTGCTGTGCGTTTTCATCTTAGGCATCTTTTGTTCCTCCTGTCATCAGTGGCTCTTCGGAGCCAGAATCATAATCATGCTGCGCCCTTCGAGCTTCGGCACGCGTTCGACGACGCAAATGTCGGCCACTTCGCTCGCCACCCGCTCCAGAATCTTCTGGCCGATGTTGGCGTGAGCGATTTCGCGTCCGCGGAACCGCACGGAACATTTGACTTTGTCGCCGTCTTTCAAAAACTTGACTACGTTGCGGAATTTGGTCTGGTAGTCGTGTTCCTCGATGTTCGAGCGGAACCAAACCTCTTTCAGATCTACAATCTTCTGATTCTTCCGGGCTTCCTTCTCTTTCTTCTGCTGCTCGTAACGGAATTTGCCGTAATCCATGATCCGGCATACCGGCGGCTTCGCCTGAGGAGCGATGTTCACGAGATCGAGATTGGCGTCGATGGCGAGCTGCATGGCTTCGCGGAATGGCTTGATTCCGATTTGCTCTCCGTCCGGCCCGACGAGCCGAACTTCCTTCGCCCGGATTTCCTCGTTGATTTGATGATCTTTGCTGATATGTTCCACCTCCAGATTGGACTGGTTGTCATGCGCCAACAACAAAAAAATGCGGGCCCAGAAGACCCACATTCCGCTGCAAACGTTGTGCCGGCAAAGGCGGATTTCCATCCGTCGCAAACCGGACCTCGCTACGCGTACCAGCCGATCGGCATCGGTCAGGTGAGAAGCGGGCGCTTCTGCTTAAGCGTGCTGATTCATTTCGTCACTCGAGTACTATACCATCCCCCGCAGACGTTGTCAACCTTCCGGCAGGCGGGGTCAGTGTCAAGCTAGCGTGGGCAGTCATTTAAGATGCCTGGAACGCGAACCCCGAAGGAACCTCTTCCTTGTAAGCGCTTTGCTTCGTTCTTTCATCAAACACAAGTGATTTGTCAGAATTTTTTGCCGTTATCCGCGAAGTGCTTTGAGTGCCATACCCGTTGTGCTGCTTTGCTTCGGTCCTTGCAGCATGCGAATCATTCCAGCGATACAACCCTTGACCGGTTGCGTCACGTTCTTGAGCAATTGCCGCATGTTTATCGACTGCTGCGGCGTTGCCTGCTTACTCGCTTGTCCTTCAACCGTTCTTACCACCGTGCCCGCTTCTTGAATCCTCATCATCGTCCTCAGCATCGCCCTGACGCCTCGCTCACTCCAACTGTACCCGCCACGCTTCGTCCGCTTGGCGAATATACGCATCTGCGATTCCGCGCTTCCCATCGGGCGCATACCGCTTGTGTCGATCCCCTTCGCCTGGAGTGTTTTTCGGTAGTCGTCCAAATGCTTCTCATGCCGCTTTAGAAATCTTTTATACGGCTTCCAATCCTTCCGGTTCTCTTCCGCTATCTCTTGCTCCGACACGCCTTCCAGGACCGCCATAAGCGCGGCTGCATCCTGTTTGGCCAAAGACCGTCTCACGGTCTCCCACACCTGCGGCAAATGACCA
Coding sequences within it:
- a CDS encoding GNAT family N-acetyltransferase — its product is MIRWKRKGDNPGIIRLVRAQLVPISPWYDERDKNLDGIIARRIRGGYTFVVSRVRSGAPIAFVHFIVRGELLFIDLLAVDGASQGRGWGTELMRRAESFGRSRGCSRVRLYVDEGNAKGLRFYLRLGYETVRHAAELRAIELAKPL
- a CDS encoding 50S ribosomal protein L33 produces the protein MSRVTREQVLKLVGRRIYAKRKDGTVVSGKLVRISGNVLVVETKGKKVRTKAFVPLVLFDLLAIGTAPFYGFGPYGYGGGFGGWGGFDGGWWW
- the rplT gene encoding 50S ribosomal protein L20, which translates into the protein MARVKGGFVTRRRRNRVLKLAKGYWGAKHRLFKKANEQVLKSLTYAYRDRRQTKRNFRKLWIVRINAAARQNGLSYSKLMHGLKLAGIEVNRKMLADLAVNDIGAFNSLAGVAKSKINA
- the rpmI gene encoding 50S ribosomal protein L35, with product MPKMKTHSSLKDRFKITGTGKVKRYKAYKNHLLAHKSGRQKRVLSTQPLVAQGDVRRMQQQLANLK
- the infC gene encoding translation initiation factor IF-3, which encodes MWVFWARIFLLLAHDNQSNLEVEHISKDHQINEEIRAKEVRLVGPDGEQIGIKPFREAMQLAIDANLDLVNIAPQAKPPVCRIMDYGKFRYEQQKKEKEARKNQKIVDLKEVWFRSNIEEHDYQTKFRNVVKFLKDGDKVKCSVRFRGREIAHANIGQKILERVASEVADICVVERVPKLEGRSMIMILAPKSH